A part of Candidatus Eremiobacterota bacterium genomic DNA contains:
- a CDS encoding GNAT family N-acetyltransferase: MSRHVGAEYFAPRPATAADVDVLVRHRVRMFAEMGFTSDDGFAGLAAACRGWFADALAAGRYLGWLVARADAPSEIVAGSGLLLHEWPPGIRDLGTTRAYVLNVYTEPPHRGHGLATQLTRAAVDEARNRGIRVVTLHASDEGAPIYRRLGFEETNEMRLLL, from the coding sequence TTGTCACGGCACGTGGGCGCTGAGTACTTCGCGCCGCGACCGGCGACCGCGGCCGACGTCGACGTGCTGGTGCGCCACCGCGTGCGAATGTTCGCCGAGATGGGATTCACCAGCGACGACGGTTTCGCGGGACTCGCGGCGGCCTGCCGCGGATGGTTCGCCGACGCGCTCGCCGCCGGACGCTATCTCGGCTGGCTCGTCGCGCGCGCCGATGCGCCGAGCGAGATCGTCGCCGGCAGCGGACTGCTGTTGCACGAGTGGCCACCCGGGATTCGCGACCTCGGCACGACGCGCGCGTACGTCTTGAACGTCTACACCGAACCGCCGCACCGCGGCCACGGCCTCGCGACGCAGCTCACGCGTGCCGCAGTCGACGAAGCACGGAACCGTGGAATTCGTGTCGTCACGCTGCACGCCAGCGACGAAGGCGCGCCGATCTACCGCCGCCTCGGCTTCGAAGAAACCAATGAGATGCGGCTGCTGCTTTAG
- a CDS encoding type II toxin-antitoxin system PemK/MazF family toxin, which yields MMRRLFYPKRRMILMCDFDRGGFMPPERVKRRRVVVLRIFGRIAIVVPLSAAQPREPQPYYASLDPTRYSSITVPVWAKANAITHVAFERLDRVRLRGYNYTELLTAGDFKRVLLAVAHATGIVHLDCFSTTGYTRSVPRESGLEGSVSAEPGEDGRQRLPFSLLAEVGASGSCSSFAAAAVVSGTNPCDSRRPISWDLTASRRCVTFGKSAANAGSWVRTRWNPAMKGSAASLFLYPRM from the coding sequence ATGATGCGTCGCCTTTTCTATCCCAAGAGACGAATGATTCTTATGTGCGACTTCGACCGCGGCGGTTTCATGCCGCCCGAGAGGGTGAAGCGTCGTCGCGTCGTCGTCTTGCGCATCTTCGGGCGCATCGCAATCGTCGTACCGCTGAGCGCGGCGCAGCCGCGGGAGCCTCAGCCGTACTACGCGTCGCTCGATCCGACGCGGTACTCTTCGATTACCGTCCCAGTTTGGGCAAAGGCGAATGCGATAACGCACGTGGCCTTCGAACGCCTCGACCGCGTCAGGCTCCGCGGTTACAATTACACCGAACTGCTGACGGCGGGAGACTTCAAACGAGTGCTGCTTGCGGTTGCGCATGCTACCGGCATCGTGCATCTTGACTGTTTTTCGACGACAGGTTATACTCGGAGCGTTCCCCGCGAGAGCGGGCTTGAGGGTTCCGTTTCGGCAGAACCCGGGGAGGACGGGAGGCAACGCCTCCCTTTTTCTTTGCTCGCGGAAGTAGGTGCGTCCGGCTCGTGTTCTTCGTTCGCCGCCGCCGCCGTCGTCTCTGGCACGAACCCGTGCGATTCTAGAAGGCCGATATCGTGGGACTTGACTGCTTCTCGAAGATGCGTTACTTTCGGCAAGTCCGCCGCGAACGCGGGCTCCTGGGTTCGGACGCGCTGGAACCCTGCGATGAAGGGAAGCGCCGCTTCCCTTTTTCTTTACCCGCGGATGTAG
- a CDS encoding GNAT family N-acetyltransferase, whose product MQLIVIRRARTEESDAIAALFRISRQAQLSYLPDLHTAEEDRAYFRDRVFPVCEVWVAERDGVLVGFCAFRDGWLDHLYVHPEHLRRRIGTALLRKAMDSNATLRLWTFQRNTDAISFYESHGFTLVRETDGAENEEHEPDALYIRG is encoded by the coding sequence ATGCAGCTCATCGTGATCCGCCGCGCGCGCACCGAAGAGTCGGATGCGATCGCCGCGCTGTTTCGGATCAGCCGGCAGGCGCAGCTCTCGTACCTGCCGGATTTGCACACGGCGGAAGAAGACCGCGCGTACTTCCGCGACCGCGTCTTCCCGGTATGCGAGGTATGGGTCGCCGAGCGCGACGGTGTGCTGGTCGGTTTCTGCGCGTTCCGCGACGGCTGGCTGGACCATCTCTACGTCCATCCCGAGCATCTGCGCCGTCGCATCGGAACCGCGCTCCTGCGCAAAGCGATGGACTCGAACGCAACGCTGCGCCTCTGGACGTTCCAGCGCAACACCGACGCGATCAGCTTCTACGAATCGCACGGGTTCACGCTCGTGCGCGAGACGGACGGCGCCGAGAACGAAGAACACGAGCCGGACGCACTCTACATCCGCGGGTAA
- a CDS encoding MFS transporter: MTTASSPRPLAWNLRGVSLMAFAHGASDLYSGILPFVIFYVVTRAGLPAWCQGTLAFAWYLTSSIAQPLVGAYSDRRGKWWFLPGSVALTAIAVSATPAANSLGALVALVVAGGIGSAVMHPEAGRYSALLGGTKRASAISIFQIGGQIGYGLGPLVAAALLAHAGGATVLAMCLPGVAAALAVATVLPSFARDADAAAPRRAPAGEAVHPRADYTALALLIASTALRYLTNASFAFYLPNLLTARGLPLTATGATVTAFLIAAAIGLYAGGASADRFGHARVAIAGLVTSVPPLLLGLALHGPLAIALLLLGSMLISMQNAPGVALAQSLLPRNLGTAVGLMNGVAFGLGSLGVALVGVVVTRSGPDAALALTAFAPLLAAVAYAIVALRMRSMIVIPVTSSSGR; the protein is encoded by the coding sequence GTGACCACCGCTTCGTCGCCGCGCCCGCTCGCTTGGAACCTGCGCGGCGTCTCGCTGATGGCGTTCGCGCACGGCGCGAGCGATCTGTACTCCGGAATCCTGCCCTTCGTGATCTTCTACGTCGTCACGCGGGCCGGGCTGCCCGCGTGGTGTCAGGGGACGCTCGCGTTCGCGTGGTATCTGACGAGCTCGATCGCGCAGCCGCTCGTCGGCGCTTACAGCGACCGGCGCGGCAAATGGTGGTTCTTGCCGGGGTCGGTCGCGCTCACCGCGATTGCGGTTTCCGCGACGCCGGCGGCGAACTCGCTCGGCGCGCTGGTCGCGCTCGTCGTCGCCGGGGGAATCGGCTCGGCGGTCATGCATCCGGAAGCCGGCCGGTATTCGGCGCTCCTCGGCGGAACGAAGCGTGCCTCGGCGATCTCGATCTTCCAGATCGGCGGACAGATCGGGTACGGCCTCGGTCCGCTCGTCGCCGCAGCACTGCTCGCGCATGCCGGCGGCGCGACGGTGTTGGCGATGTGCCTGCCCGGCGTCGCCGCAGCGCTCGCCGTCGCGACCGTGCTGCCGTCGTTCGCACGAGACGCCGACGCCGCCGCGCCGCGTCGCGCGCCGGCCGGCGAAGCGGTGCACCCGCGCGCCGACTACACGGCGCTCGCGTTGCTGATCGCGAGCACGGCGCTGCGATATCTCACCAACGCCTCGTTCGCCTTCTATTTGCCGAACCTGCTGACGGCGCGCGGCCTGCCCCTTACCGCGACCGGCGCCACCGTCACGGCGTTCCTGATCGCGGCTGCGATCGGGCTGTACGCCGGCGGCGCAAGCGCGGACCGCTTCGGTCACGCCCGGGTCGCCATCGCGGGGCTCGTCACGTCCGTTCCGCCGCTGCTGCTGGGGCTCGCGCTGCACGGGCCGCTCGCGATCGCGCTGCTGCTGCTCGGCAGCATGCTCATCTCGATGCAGAACGCGCCGGGCGTCGCACTGGCTCAGTCCCTTCTGCCGCGAAACCTCGGAACCGCGGTCGGCCTGATGAACGGCGTCGCGTTCGGGCTGGGCTCGCTCGGCGTCGCGCTCGTCGGCGTCGTCGTCACCCGCTCGGGGCCCGATGCCGCGCTCGCGCTGACGGCGTTCGCGCCGCTGCTCGCCGCCGTCGCCTACGCGATCGTCGCGCTGCGCATGCGATCAATGATCGTCATCCCCGTCACGTCGTCGTCGGGAAGGTGA
- a CDS encoding CoA-acylating methylmalonate-semialdehyde dehydrogenase, producing METIPLVTLGHFIGGRPAEGVSGRSGDVYDPATGELARRVAFASREEIDEAVRAARAALPEWAEAPPLRRAAVLFRFRELILRELERLAALITAEHGKTLADARGEVQRGLEVVEFACGIPHLLKGDVTENVARDVDSYAVRQPLGVCAGITPFNFPAMVPMWMFPIALACGNTFVLKPSEKDPSPALVLAELLREAGLPDGVFNVVNGEREAVDALLTHPGVAAVSFVGSTPVAEYVYRTGTQHGKRVQALGGAKNHLVVMPDADLDQAVDALMGAAFGSAGERCMAISVAVAVGEETADAVIAKLRERVRALRVGPGTAPGVEMGPLVTGEHYAKVRSYVEAGVEEGAQLVVDGRDAKRDDWGNGFFLGGCVFDRVTPGMRIYRDEIFGPVLGIVRVETVEEALRLCNEHPFGNGVAIFTRDGGTARTFAHRVQIGMVGINVPIPVPMAFHSFGGWKRSLFGDHAIHGAEGVRFYTRLKTITARWPEARSGPEFTFPTTT from the coding sequence ATGGAGACGATCCCGCTCGTGACGCTCGGCCATTTCATCGGAGGCCGGCCCGCCGAGGGCGTGTCCGGGCGGTCCGGGGACGTGTACGACCCGGCGACGGGCGAGCTCGCGCGGCGGGTCGCGTTCGCTTCGCGCGAAGAGATCGACGAGGCGGTGCGGGCGGCGCGGGCGGCGCTGCCGGAGTGGGCCGAGGCGCCGCCGCTGCGGCGCGCCGCGGTGCTGTTCCGGTTCCGCGAGCTGATCCTGCGCGAGCTGGAACGGCTCGCAGCGCTGATCACCGCCGAGCACGGCAAGACGCTCGCCGACGCGCGCGGCGAGGTGCAGCGGGGGCTCGAAGTGGTCGAGTTCGCCTGCGGGATCCCGCATCTGCTCAAAGGCGACGTCACCGAGAACGTCGCGCGCGACGTCGACAGCTACGCGGTGCGCCAGCCGCTCGGCGTGTGCGCGGGGATCACGCCGTTCAACTTCCCGGCGATGGTGCCGATGTGGATGTTTCCGATCGCGCTTGCGTGCGGGAACACGTTCGTGCTCAAGCCGAGCGAGAAAGATCCCTCGCCGGCGCTCGTGCTCGCGGAGCTGCTGCGCGAAGCGGGGTTGCCGGACGGCGTCTTCAACGTCGTCAACGGCGAGCGCGAAGCGGTCGACGCGCTGCTGACGCATCCCGGTGTCGCCGCGGTGAGCTTCGTCGGCTCGACGCCGGTCGCGGAGTACGTCTATCGCACCGGAACGCAGCACGGCAAGCGCGTCCAGGCGCTGGGCGGCGCGAAGAACCATCTCGTCGTGATGCCCGACGCCGATCTGGATCAGGCGGTCGACGCGCTGATGGGTGCGGCGTTCGGCTCGGCCGGCGAGCGCTGCATGGCGATCTCGGTCGCGGTCGCCGTCGGCGAGGAGACCGCGGACGCGGTGATCGCGAAGCTGCGCGAGCGCGTGCGCGCGCTGCGCGTGGGGCCCGGCACGGCGCCTGGCGTCGAGATGGGTCCGCTGGTGACCGGCGAGCACTATGCGAAGGTGCGTTCGTACGTCGAGGCTGGCGTGGAGGAGGGCGCGCAGCTCGTCGTCGACGGCCGTGACGCGAAGCGCGACGATTGGGGAAACGGGTTTTTCCTCGGCGGCTGCGTCTTCGACCGCGTCACGCCGGGGATGAGGATTTATCGCGACGAGATCTTCGGTCCGGTCCTCGGCATCGTGCGCGTTGAGACGGTGGAAGAAGCGCTGCGGCTGTGCAACGAGCACCCGTTCGGCAACGGCGTGGCGATCTTCACCCGCGACGGCGGCACGGCGCGAACGTTCGCGCACCGCGTGCAGATCGGAATGGTCGGAATCAACGTGCCGATCCCGGTCCCGATGGCGTTCCACTCCTTCGGCGGCTGGAAGCGCTCGCTCTTCGGCGACCACGCGATCCACGGCGCCGAAGGCGTCCGTTTCTACACGCGACTGAAGACGATCACCGCCCGCTGGCCCGAAGCCCGCTCGGGCCCGGAGTTCACCTTCCCGACGACGACGTGA
- a CDS encoding elongation factor G, with the protein MEDIARLRNVAVVGPHHAGKTTLVEALLAHCGAIPRRGSVRDGTTTTDCEPEAIGHLQSVCVGFAHTTCGPVDLNLVDTPGFVDFFEETKTVLTAVDAAVIVIDAEPDRVAQTAAIVEHLEMRKTPHLFFVNKLDRPGANFEATLAALREAYGPHVVATQLPLGVGERFAGYVDLAHGTAFGLNGEQSDVPDNLLSTVAAQRTILLEALADFDDTLMEELLDGKDPSQDEIDRDLCEDCSHDQIIPVLVGSAEKNAGVSGLVDAIARLFPSPATEPRTDLDGRPVVPRADGPVVAQVCKTIVHQQQGKLSVVRVFTGTITPSTPLVNASRGNASIRLSGIARLFGKRQEPVTSAGPGSIVSLARLEGVGTGDTLASPNAGVVMPTVPLAEPLFAVAIAPAQRLDEAKLSQALGRLIDEDPALRVARAEFTNELQLLGSGETHVSTATERLARKFNVDVKTHPPAIAYRETIQSGTEIHSRYKHQTGGHGQFADVWLRFEPLARGSGVSFSEKIVGGVVPRQFFPAVEKGVREALASGGPHGFPVTDLHVTLFDGAFHDVDSSEASFKTASGMGVRDALHKLGTVVLEPLMRVETLVPSTFLSAAVSQITAKRGQILGFEGADKQGWDRIVALVPQAELSRYATELRTASSGLGTYSARHERFEVAPERAVVAPA; encoded by the coding sequence GTGGAAGACATCGCGCGCCTTAGGAATGTCGCCGTCGTCGGACCGCACCATGCGGGGAAGACGACGCTGGTCGAAGCGCTGCTCGCGCACTGCGGGGCGATCCCCCGCCGAGGGTCCGTCCGCGACGGGACGACGACCACCGACTGCGAGCCCGAAGCGATCGGCCACCTCCAATCCGTCTGCGTCGGCTTCGCGCACACGACGTGCGGGCCGGTGGACCTCAATCTCGTCGACACGCCGGGATTCGTCGACTTCTTCGAGGAGACGAAAACCGTGCTGACCGCGGTGGACGCCGCGGTGATCGTCATCGACGCCGAACCCGATCGCGTCGCCCAAACGGCGGCGATCGTCGAGCACCTGGAGATGCGCAAAACGCCGCATCTCTTTTTTGTGAACAAGCTCGACCGGCCGGGCGCGAACTTCGAGGCGACGCTCGCCGCGCTGCGCGAGGCGTACGGCCCGCACGTCGTGGCGACGCAGCTTCCGCTCGGCGTCGGCGAACGCTTCGCCGGCTACGTCGACCTCGCGCACGGCACCGCCTTCGGCCTGAACGGCGAGCAGAGCGACGTCCCCGACAACCTGCTCTCCACCGTCGCGGCGCAGCGCACGATCTTGCTCGAAGCGCTCGCGGACTTCGACGACACGCTGATGGAAGAGCTGCTCGACGGCAAAGATCCCTCACAGGACGAGATCGACCGCGACCTGTGCGAGGACTGCTCGCACGATCAGATCATCCCGGTGCTGGTCGGCAGCGCGGAAAAGAACGCCGGCGTCTCCGGGCTCGTCGACGCGATCGCGCGCCTCTTTCCCTCGCCCGCGACCGAGCCGCGCACGGATCTCGACGGCCGCCCGGTCGTCCCGCGCGCCGACGGTCCCGTCGTCGCGCAAGTGTGCAAGACGATCGTCCACCAGCAACAAGGGAAGTTGTCGGTGGTGCGCGTCTTCACCGGCACGATCACACCCTCGACGCCGCTGGTGAACGCGTCGCGCGGGAACGCGTCGATTCGGCTGTCGGGGATCGCGCGACTGTTCGGCAAGCGCCAGGAGCCGGTGACGTCGGCTGGGCCCGGCTCGATCGTCTCGCTGGCGCGGCTCGAGGGCGTCGGCACCGGCGACACGCTCGCCTCGCCGAACGCCGGCGTCGTCATGCCGACGGTGCCGCTGGCCGAACCGCTCTTCGCGGTCGCGATCGCACCGGCGCAGCGGCTCGACGAAGCCAAGCTCTCACAGGCGCTCGGACGGTTGATCGACGAGGACCCGGCGTTGCGCGTCGCGCGCGCCGAGTTCACCAACGAGCTGCAGCTGCTCGGCAGCGGCGAGACGCACGTCTCGACCGCGACCGAACGCCTGGCCCGCAAGTTCAACGTGGACGTCAAGACGCATCCGCCCGCAATCGCGTACCGCGAGACGATTCAGAGCGGGACGGAGATCCATTCGCGCTACAAGCACCAGACCGGCGGGCACGGACAGTTCGCCGACGTGTGGCTGCGGTTCGAGCCGCTCGCGCGCGGCAGCGGGGTCTCGTTCAGCGAGAAGATCGTCGGCGGCGTCGTGCCGCGGCAGTTCTTCCCGGCGGTCGAGAAAGGGGTGCGCGAAGCGCTCGCTTCCGGCGGCCCGCACGGCTTCCCGGTGACCGACCTGCACGTCACGCTGTTCGACGGCGCGTTCCACGACGTCGACTCGAGCGAAGCTTCGTTCAAGACCGCCTCGGGAATGGGGGTGCGGGACGCGCTGCACAAGCTCGGCACGGTCGTGCTCGAGCCGCTGATGCGCGTCGAGACGCTCGTGCCGTCGACGTTCCTTTCAGCCGCCGTGTCGCAGATCACGGCGAAGCGCGGCCAGATTCTCGGCTTCGAAGGCGCCGACAAGCAAGGCTGGGACCGCATCGTCGCGCTCGTTCCGCAAGCGGAGCTGTCGCGCTACGCGACCGAGTTGCGCACCGCGAGCTCCGGGCTCGGCACGTACTCGGCGCGCCACGAGCGCTTCGAGGTCGCGCCCGAACGCGCGGTGGTCGCTCCGGCGTAG
- a CDS encoding alpha/beta fold hydrolase, whose product MIATIDGRRIGYDDSGGPGVPLVLLHGFPLDRSIWDEQLPALSAAGARAIRVDLRGCGESEPSDGPALMEVLAGDVAGLLDALHVERAAFAGHSIGGYVALAFFRMYAERVAGLALIASHVAADASNNPNADPAQRALAASREELARRLETEGTMDAAVESYLPKYFAPHVYRERPELVERARAIMLRQDPRGAAELVRGMKERLDSHDLLEDIRVPALILAGGEDAYLKPETLRQTAAAMRAEFVELQRVGHMPLLEAPQQTADALASFAQRVREV is encoded by the coding sequence ATGATCGCGACGATCGACGGCCGCCGGATCGGCTACGACGACTCCGGCGGCCCCGGTGTGCCCCTCGTTCTGCTGCACGGCTTTCCGCTGGACCGCAGCATCTGGGACGAGCAGCTGCCCGCGCTCTCCGCTGCCGGCGCGCGCGCGATCCGCGTCGACCTGCGCGGGTGCGGGGAATCGGAGCCGAGCGACGGTCCCGCGCTGATGGAAGTCCTCGCCGGCGACGTCGCCGGGCTGCTCGACGCGCTCCACGTGGAGCGCGCCGCGTTCGCCGGCCATTCGATCGGCGGCTACGTCGCGCTGGCGTTTTTCCGCATGTACGCCGAGCGCGTCGCGGGGCTCGCGCTCATCGCGAGCCACGTCGCGGCCGACGCGTCCAACAACCCGAATGCCGATCCGGCGCAGCGCGCGCTCGCCGCGAGCCGCGAAGAGCTCGCGCGCCGACTCGAGACGGAAGGGACGATGGACGCTGCGGTGGAGAGCTATCTGCCGAAGTACTTCGCGCCGCACGTCTACCGCGAACGCCCCGAGCTGGTCGAACGCGCGCGCGCGATCATGCTGCGGCAGGATCCCCGCGGCGCGGCGGAGCTGGTGCGCGGCATGAAAGAGCGCCTAGACTCGCACGACCTGCTCGAAGACATTCGAGTTCCCGCGCTGATCCTCGCGGGAGGAGAAGACGCCTACCTCAAGCCGGAGACGCTGCGCCAAACCGCTGCGGCGATGCGCGCGGAGTTCGTCGAATTGCAGCGCGTAGGCCATATGCCCCTGCTCGAGGCGCCGCAACAAACGGCGGACGCGCTGGCGTCGTTCGCGCAGCGCGTCCGCGAGGTGTGA